Proteins co-encoded in one Salarias fasciatus chromosome 4, fSalaFa1.1, whole genome shotgun sequence genomic window:
- the mrc2 gene encoding C-type mannose receptor 2 codes for MQGNERRRSADAGAARTRRKLGAYKCTLYLFIFSLELKRSLTAPLESDDFAFFLEGADGCLGVRDGSFFLSPSCEDAAQRWKWVTRGRLFNLGSSLCLGVNTGNATHPPDKSPVGVYTCDREPPRVRWTWNCGLVLEQLNSYLPSTSIWNASASASSLKWTVHGGVQDLCSKTYREIYTIQGNSHGRPCYLPFLYDGQWFHGCTSIGREDGHLWCATTYDYGKDERWGFCPVKSGGCETFWDTDPLTDSCYQFNFQATLSWSEARISCQQQESDLLSITKLHEQTYINGLLTGYNADLWIGLNDLDIQGGWQWTDASPLKYLNWEPDQPNHADEENCAVIRTESSGRWQNRDCSVALPYVCKKRPNATLDPFTTDSWADDEKYDCDVGWQAFQAGCYKLASEKTDWDAAQKTCQKMEANLVSIHTLPELEFILRSLKKDIDQLWIGLHDTDMQMDFQWTDHTPVIFTYWHPFEPNNFRNTQEDCVSIWGAEGRWDDSPCNLTLPSICKKPGTKNDGKPRHQDCKQGWKWHSPACYWVGEDLLPFDAARKSCEEQGAALVTITNRFEQAFANSLLFGRFGDSFWIGLHEVGDHGSFHWLSGDEVSYTNWNRDQPASIRGGCVAMATGYTTGLWEVRDCKASRAKFICRQNQDTSLSPEPPAPLPTPSLSGACPGGWKSNSDLRYCYKVFHSSQLDQRLSWLQAHLYCLRHGANLLSISGPDEEHFVMQVLHETFGESEEHEQHWFWIGLNRRNPMDNGSWKWSDGLAFTYQNFGRYSYSIRQCAVADLGTMTWLATHCDSELDFICKIPRGSVEQVPGTEGTTTPQWIGFQEADYKFFDHRTTWDQAQRICSWFDSSLASVHSAEEEAFLTGTLSKMVKVEGDSWWLGLHSYENDGRFRWSDHSVLNYVSWALGRPHPLSRDRRCVSLSVNKADWSDQKCHSDLPYICKRVNVTGTIPPTPSSPHPPAGCPDGWSSYQHKCLRVFDPPRRVTWSAAKLKCETQRGVLAVVPNHLEQAFITTLLTNVSADLWVGLTSDSKGHFQWAKTGLLSYTNWGPGEPLDNSGPHHNRTPGNCVAMIHGNPVKKTGMWASRACEMESNGYICQRPQDQDLTPAPALIPASLSKPVELGGVTYRVVEKRLDWTGALHLCESLNGTLASVKDPYQQGYLTLLISSLRRPAWIALYNYGGRSFTWLGDEEVSYSNWKDGEPNQMAGCGHMTTTGQWTMTPCDARLEAAICQISEEPVLHQWVYPGLCPQPVGEWAWVPFRNHCYAFNLQMLRLQQDARSSCKKVGAELLSILDETENSFVWEHIQSYSEQAHGAWLGISVKGRSLAWSEEEAEMTYTNWETHEVALSVLSINSCFWIQSNSGLWKPGSCRNRTHGVICKRPRSAEDSPVTSAADHLPTLIVVTVTGLVLVALIVGVIYLYRRRTAGARGSYEGARYSRTSCGQSEQLEKNILVSDMELNEQPE; via the exons CGCCGCTGGAGTCTGACGACTTTGCTTTCTTCCTTGAGGGCGCTGACGGGTGCCTGGGCGTGCGGGACGGCTCCTTCTTCCTGTCGCCGTCCTGCGAGGACGCCGCCCAGCGCTGGAAGTGGGTGACCCGGGGCCGCCTGTTCAACCTCGGGTCCTCGCTGTGCCTGGGCGTGAACACGGGCAACGCCACCCACCCGCCGGACAAGTCCCCCGTGGGCGTGTACACGTGCGACCGCGAGCCCCCCAGGGTGCGCTGGACCTGGAACTGTGGCCtggtgctggagcagctgaacaGCTACCtgccctccacctccatctggaacgcctccgcctccgcctccagccTCAAGTGGACCGTGCACGGCGGCGTGCAGGACCTGTGCTCCAAAACATATCGAG AGATCTACACCATCCAGGGGAACTCCCACGGCCGGCCCTGCTACCTGCCCTTCCTCTACGACGGCCAGTGGTTCCACGGCTGCACCAGCATCGGCCGCGAGGACGGCCACCTGTGGTGCGCCACCACCTACGACTACGGCAAGGACGAGCGCTGGGGCTTCTGCCCCGTCAAGA GCGGCGGCTGCGAGACGTTCTGGGACACCGACCCGCTGACGGACAGCTGCTACCAGTTCAACTTCCAGGCCACGCTGTCGTGGAGCGAGGCCCGGATCAGCTGCCAGCAGCAGGAGTCCGACCTGCTGAGCATCACCAAGCTGCACGAGCAGACCTACATCAACG gtttaCTCACTGGATACAACGCTGATCTGTGGATCGGCCTCAACGACCTGGACATCCAGGGGGGGTGGCAGTGGACCGACGCCTCGCCGCTCAAATACCTCAACTGGGAGCCAG ACCAGCCGAACCACGCCGATGAGGAGAACTGCGCCGTGATCCGGACCGAGTCCTCCGGCCGCTGGCAGAACCGGGACTGCTCCGTCGCTCTGCCGTACGTCTGCAAGAAGAGGCCCAACGCGACCCTCGACCCCTTCACTACCG ACTCGTGGGCGGACGACGAGAAGTACGACTGCGACGTGGGCTGGCAGGCCTTCCAGGCCGGATGCTACAAGCTGGCCTCGGAGAAGACCGACTGGGACGCCGCCCAGAAGACCTGCCAGAAGATGGAGGCCAACCTGGTCAGCATCCACACGCTGCCCGAGCTCGAGTTCATCCTGCGCAGCCTGAAGaaag ACATCGACCAGCTGTGGATCGGGCTGCACGACACCGACATGCAGATGGACTTCCAGTGGACCGACCACACGCCCGTCATCTTCACCTACTGGCACCCGTTCGAACCCAACAACTTCCGCAACACCCAGGAGGACTGCGTGTCCATCTGGGGAGCT GAGGGCCGATGGGATGACAGCCCCTGTAATCTGACGCTGCCCTCCATCTGTAAGAAGCCAGGAACAAAGAATGATGGGAAGCCTCGGCACCAAGACTGCAAACAA GGCTGGAAGTGGCACAGTCCAGCTTGTTACTGGGTGGGAGAAGATCTGCTCCCCTTCGACGCTGCCAGGAAGTCCTGTGAGGAGCAGGGAGCCGCGCTCGTCACCATTACCAACAG GTTCGAGCAGGCCTTCGCCAACAGCCTGCTGTTCGGCCGCTTCGGAGACTCCTTCTGGATCGGCCTCCACGAGGTGGGCGATCACGGCTCCTTCCACTGGCTCAGCGGCGACGAGGTGTCCTACACCAACTGGAACCGAGACCAGCCGG CCAGCATCCGCGGCGGCTgcgtcgccatggcgacgggCTACACCACGGGCCTGTGGGAGGTGCGGGACTGCAAGGCGTCCAGGGCCAAGTTCATCTGCCGTCAGAACCAGGACACGTCGCTGAGCCCCGAGCCGCCCGCCCCGCTGCCCACGCCCAGCCTGAGCGGCGCCTGTCCCGGCGGCTGGAAGAGCAACAGCGACCTGCGCTACTGCTACAAGGTGTTCCACTCCTCCCAGCTGGACCAGAGGCTGAGCTGGCTGCAGGCGCACCTCTACTGCCTGCGGCACGGCGCCAACCTGCTGAGCATCAGCGGGCCGGACGAGGAGCACTTCGTCATGCAGGTCCTCCACGAGACCTTCGG GGAGTCGGAGGAACACGAGCAGCACTGGTTCTGGATCGGCCTGAACCGGAGGAACCCCATGGACAACGGCAGCTGGAAGTGGAGCGACGGCCTGGCG TTCACGTACCAGAACTTCGGCCGCTACTCCTACAGCATCCGGCAGTGTGCGGTGGCCGACCTGGGCACCATGACGTGGCTCGCCACGCACTGCGACTCCGAGCTGGACTTCATCTGCAAAATCCCCAGAG GTAGTGTTGAGCAGGTCCCGGGGACAGAAG GCACCACCACTCCACAGTGGATCGGCTTCCAGGAGGCCGACTACAAGTTCTTCGACCACCGCACCACCTGGGACCAGGCCCAGAGGATCTGCTCCTGGTTCGATTCCTCGCTGGCGTCGGTCCACTCTGCTGAAGAAGAGGCTTTCCTGACCGGCACTTTAAGCAAG atggtgaaggtggagggcgACAGCTGGTGGCTGGGCCTCCACTCCTACGAGAACGACGGCCGCTTCCGCTGGTCCGACCACTCGGTGCTGAACTACGTGTCCTGGGCTCTGGGGCGGCCCCACCCCCTCAGCCGGGACCGCCGCTGCGTCTCCCTGTCGGTGAACAAAG CGGACTGGTCCGACCAGAAGTGCCACTCGGACCTGCCCTACATCTGTAAGAGGGTGAACGTGACCGGGACCATCCCTCCAACGCCGTCCTCGCCGCACCCGCCGGCAGGCTGTCCTGACGGATGGTCGTCCTACCAGCACAAG tgtCTGCGGGTGTTTGACCCGCCACGCCGGGTCACCTGGTCCGCGGCCAAGCTGAAGTGTGAGACGCAGCGCGGCGTGCTGGCCGTGGTGCCCAACCACCTGGAGCAAG CTTTTATCACCACCTTGCTCACCAACGTCAGCGCCGACCTGTGGGTGGGGCTGACCTCCGACTCGAAAGGTCACTTCCAGTGGGCGAAGACCGGCCTGCTGAGCTACACCAACTGGGGCCCCGGAGAGCCGCTGGACAACAGCGGCCCTCACCACAACCGGACGCCG GGAAACTGTGTTGCGATGATTCACGGGAACCCGGTGAAGAAAACCGGCATGTGGGCGTCCCGAGCCTGTGAGATGGAAAGCAACGGCTACATCTGTCAGCGGCCGCAAG accaggacctgaccccggctccggccctcatccccGCCTCGCTGTCCAAGCCGGTGGAGCTGGGCGGGGTCACGTACCGGGTCGTGGAGAAGCGGCTGGACTGGACGGGCGCCCTGCACCTCTGCGAGTCTCTGAATGGGACCCTGGCCTCGGTGAAGGACCCCTACCAGCAGGGCTACCTGACGCTGCTCATCAGCAGCCTGCGCCGGCCCGCCTGGATCGCCCTCTACAACTACGGA gggcggagcttcaccTGGCTGGGCGACGAGGAAGTGTCGTATTCGAACTGGAAGGATGGAGAACCCAATCAGATGGCCggatgtggtcacatgaccacgACCGGCCAGTGGACCATGACTCCCTGTGACGCCCGGCTGGAGGCCGCCATCTGCCAGATCAGTG AGGAGCCGGTGCTCCACCAGTGGGTCTACCCCGGCCTGTGCCCCCAGCCGGTGGGAGAGTGGGCCTGGGTGCCCTTCAGGAACCACTGCTACGCCTTCAACCTGCAAATGCTGAGACTGCAGCAGGACGCGCGCTCCTCCTGCAAAAAAG tGGGGGCGGAGCTTCTGTCCATCTTGGACGAGACGGAGAACTCGTTCGTGTGGGAACACATCCAGAGCTACTCGGAGCAGGCGCACGGCGCCTGGCTGGGCATCAGCGTCAAAG GCCGGAGCCTGGCgtggagcgaggaggaggcggagatgACCTACACCAACTGGGAGACGCACGAGGTGGCCCTCTCCGTGCTCTCCATCAACTCCTGCTTCTGGATCCAGAGCAACAGCGGCCTGTGGAAGCCGGGCTCCTGCAGGAACCGCACGCACGGGGTCATCTGCAAGCGGCCGCGca GCGCTGAAGATTCACCCGTCACCT CCGCCGCCGACCACCTGCCCACCCTCATCGTCGTCACGGTGACGGGCCTGGTCCTGGTGGCGCTGATCGTCGGGGTGATCTACCTGTACCGCCGGCGGACCGCGGGGGCGCGGGGCTCCTACGAGGGGGCGCGCTACAGCCGCACCAGCTGCGGCCAgagcgagcagctggagaagaacATCCTGGTGTCGGACATGGAGCTGAACGAGCAGCCGGAGTAG